CATAAAAAGGCCGCTGGTGCCATATAATATAGGTTTTCCCAACGCTTCCGACTTCCCGGTTATAGCTATTAGCTCTTTTTCGAGCAATTTTTGGATCGAGTAATCGCAGTTTACACCGCGTATTTGCTCTACATCTGTTTTGGTTACCGGCTGTTTATAGGCAATAATGGCAAGGGTTTCCAAAGCAGCCTGGCTCAATCTTTTTTTAGATCGTTGCAATTGTAACAGGTTGATAACCGGGTGGTATTTTTTTTTGGTGAAAAACTGGTAGCCGTTGCCCACTTTTACCAGTTCGATAGCCAGGTTATCGTCACTATATTTTAGTTCGATGGCTTTTAGGCTCTCGTTAACTTCATCGGCCGTAAAATCGCGCTCAAAAGCAGCCTGAAGGCAATACATGATCTCTTCCAACCGTATACCTTGTTCAGATGCGAAGATGAGTGCCTCTATATGATGGGTCATTTGGTGAGTGGTGAGTGGTGAGTGGTGAGTAGTGAGTAGTTGATTAGGTTAATATTCTGCTGCCCATTCACTGCTCACCACTCACAATTCACCAATTAATAATCAATAACTTGTTCCTCAATTTCAACCGGTATATCGCGCCAGTCGTATTTTTGGGTACGTAGCTGTGGCTCAAAACCAGCTTCTTTGATTGAATCCTGGATGCCTTTTGCGGTAAACCTGTGCGGTGCGCCTGCAGCGGATACTACGTTTTCTTCAATCATGATTGATCCAAAATCATTAGCTCCTGCGTGTAAGCACAATTGGGCCACCTGTTTACCAACGGTAAGCCATGAGGCCTGTATGTTTTTAATATTAGGCAGCATAATGCGGCTTAACGCTATCATACGGATGTATTCATCGCCGGTTACATTATTGGTGATGCCACGTACTTTACGTAACAGCGTACCATCGTCCTGGAAAGGCCAGGGTATAAAGGCAACAAATCCATAATGACCTTCCGGTTTTTCGGATTGTACCTCGCGGATCCAAACAAGGTGCTCAAAACGTTCTTCGATGGTTTCTATGTGGCCAAACATCATAGTTGCGGATGTAGGCAAGTTAAGCTGATGGGCTGCACGCATTACATCCAGCCACTCCTTGCCGCCGCATTTACCTTTTGATATCAGGCGGCGTACACGATCGTTCAATATCTCGGCGCCTGCGCCGGGCAGTGAATCCAGTCCCGACTCTTTCATCGCCCTGAGTACATCTATATGACTCATATTCTCCAGCTTGGCTACGTGCGCTATCTCCGGCGGGCCTAAAGAGTGTAGTTTTAACTTGGGGTATAATTGTTTCAGTTCGCTGAACAGATCGGTGTAAAATTTCAACCCTAAGTCGGGGTGGTGGCCGCCCTGCAGCAGTAACTGATCGCCGCCGTAACGGAAAGTTTCTTCTATTTTCTTTTTGTAGGTTTCAATATCGGTAATGTAGCTATCCTCGTGGCCGGGCCTGCGAAAAAAGTTACAAAACTTGCAATTGGCTATACATACATTGGTAGTATTAACATTACGATCAATTTGCCAGGTAACCTTACCATGCGGAACCTGCTTTTTACGCAGTTCGTTGGCAGTGTACATTAAATCGGCAGTAGGCGCATTATTATATAGATAAACCCCTTCTTCCTGGGTCAAAAAATCAAACCGCAAAGCGCGTTGCAACAGATCGGCTGTGTTCATATAGCAAAGATAAAGTATTGTGAT
The genomic region above belongs to Mucilaginibacter sp. KACC 22773 and contains:
- the scpB gene encoding SMC-Scp complex subunit ScpB — protein: MTHHIEALIFASEQGIRLEEIMYCLQAAFERDFTADEVNESLKAIELKYSDDNLAIELVKVGNGYQFFTKKKYHPVINLLQLQRSKKRLSQAALETLAIIAYKQPVTKTDVEQIRGVNCDYSIQKLLEKELIAITGKSEALGKPILYGTSGLFMDYFGINSIQELPQIKDFTSTSVAIGEQTE
- the mqnC gene encoding cyclic dehypoxanthinyl futalosine synthase, which translates into the protein MNTADLLQRALRFDFLTQEEGVYLYNNAPTADLMYTANELRKKQVPHGKVTWQIDRNVNTTNVCIANCKFCNFFRRPGHEDSYITDIETYKKKIEETFRYGGDQLLLQGGHHPDLGLKFYTDLFSELKQLYPKLKLHSLGPPEIAHVAKLENMSHIDVLRAMKESGLDSLPGAGAEILNDRVRRLISKGKCGGKEWLDVMRAAHQLNLPTSATMMFGHIETIEERFEHLVWIREVQSEKPEGHYGFVAFIPWPFQDDGTLLRKVRGITNNVTGDEYIRMIALSRIMLPNIKNIQASWLTVGKQVAQLCLHAGANDFGSIMIEENVVSAAGAPHRFTAKGIQDSIKEAGFEPQLRTQKYDWRDIPVEIEEQVIDY